In Candidatus Thermoplasmatota archaeon, a single window of DNA contains:
- a CDS encoding type II secretion system F family protein, producing MPLNRYQSICYRLLGKKASKSPQIEYVKRAIERAYMEVRPEAYISYAWMNGLIGALAGIAFILIYHYVLPGMGIVLPTKLLVIVILSPILIGAITYLITMMVPESRANARKKDIGNKLPYALNFLAAMASAGVIPALAFKSLAEQPIYGEVQKEAAWIYRDMSIFNIDIVTALRNAANRTPSIKFQEFIQGAITTVTSGGDLKKYFFVKSDEYMRENRRIQKEFLETLGVLAESYVTVVVAAPLFLIVMVSVMSMINTGGGEGSSILIMYLVAFVMLPLAHLGFAVVISSMSPEV from the coding sequence ATGCCGCTGAATAGGTATCAAAGTATTTGCTATAGACTGCTGGGAAAAAAAGCGTCGAAATCTCCCCAGATTGAGTATGTAAAGAGAGCTATTGAGAGAGCATATATGGAAGTCAGGCCGGAAGCATATATCTCATATGCATGGATGAATGGCTTGATTGGAGCACTGGCAGGCATTGCTTTTATTCTAATATACCATTATGTTCTGCCCGGGATGGGGATAGTCCTTCCCACTAAGCTACTGGTTATAGTCATCCTATCACCCATACTCATAGGGGCTATAACTTACTTAATAACGATGATGGTACCCGAAAGCAGGGCAAATGCAAGAAAGAAGGACATAGGCAACAAACTCCCTTATGCATTGAATTTTCTGGCGGCCATGGCGTCTGCCGGCGTCATACCTGCACTTGCATTTAAAAGCCTTGCAGAACAACCAATCTATGGGGAAGTGCAAAAAGAAGCTGCATGGATTTACAGGGACATGTCCATATTCAATATAGACATAGTTACCGCCCTTAGAAATGCGGCAAACAGAACTCCCTCAATAAAATTTCAGGAGTTTATCCAAGGGGCAATAACTACTGTTACTTCAGGAGGCGACTTGAAAAAATATTTTTTTGTAAAATCAGATGAGTACATGCGTGAGAACAGAAGAATTCAAAAAGAATTTCTGGAAACCCTTGGAGTGCTTGCAGAGAGTTATGTCACCGTTGTTGTGGCCGCCCCGCTTTTTCTCATAGTGATGGTATCTGTCATGAGTATGATCAATACAGGAGGTGGTGAAGGCTCCTCTATACTGATAATGTACCTAGTTGCTTTCGTGATGCTACCTCTTGCCCATCTGGGGTTTGCGGTCGTTATAAGCTCTATGAGTCCGGAGGTGTAG
- a CDS encoding type II/IV secretion system ATPase subunit: MEKKEMFVQKKEEKKKAAELIEGLDVGKRLSTRKNIIEGLINLHRIEEKAKARGRLFELKSGKEIDEILGELKEMVDLSPPKDENIEVVELHPINKPFSYVRVIFNNLNHEYIYEILEPTLSIEEKKIFEFLKETLIKTMNVELTEFSEDEARDHLKKNVDRIISDYSIVVDDTPKEKIMYYIIRDFLGYGKIDVLMHDPMIEDISCDAPRVPIYVYHRNYESLKTSILFTGEMELDSFVIQLAQKCGRHISIARPLMDATMPDGSRIQACLAREVSSMGSNFTIRRFREDPFTPSHLVEYNTISPEIAAYFWMAIENGASAVLAGGTASGKTTSLNALCLFIPPQMKIISIEDTREINLPHPNWIASITREGTAESGEGSKVGMFDLLKAALRQRPEYILVGEIRGKEAVVLFQAMATGHTVYSTMHADSIFSVVHRLEGDPINIPRIQVQSLNIVAIQGIMRIGRKRVRRIKKIVEIVGIDPTTDDILTNEVFSWNPRKDAFDYYGKGHVMDSVAEQRNWTDNELNEEFNRKRDVIRWMVDSGIKNYVEVGEVIAAYYKDPDAMMKRVKGTVETREEVKEAGIEEKLLERPEEKLEEKELKEETVEEEMFMETEGQSKEIGETKEGGIDAAE, from the coding sequence ATGGAAAAGAAGGAAATGTTTGTCCAGAAGAAAGAAGAAAAAAAGAAGGCAGCGGAGTTGATAGAAGGTCTTGATGTAGGAAAAAGACTCTCTACCAGGAAGAATATAATCGAAGGGCTGATAAACCTCCATCGGATAGAGGAAAAAGCAAAGGCAAGGGGTAGACTTTTTGAATTGAAATCTGGAAAAGAAATAGATGAGATACTGGGTGAACTCAAGGAAATGGTTGATCTTTCGCCCCCAAAAGATGAAAATATAGAAGTGGTGGAACTCCACCCGATAAATAAACCATTTTCATATGTAAGGGTAATTTTTAACAACCTCAATCACGAATATATATATGAAATATTGGAACCGACCCTATCTATAGAAGAGAAAAAAATATTCGAATTTTTAAAAGAGACACTCATAAAGACGATGAACGTGGAGCTCACGGAATTCAGCGAGGACGAAGCAAGAGATCACCTAAAGAAAAATGTTGATAGAATAATTAGTGATTATTCAATCGTTGTAGACGACACACCAAAAGAGAAAATAATGTATTATATCATAAGAGATTTTCTTGGCTATGGAAAAATAGATGTTCTAATGCATGACCCGATGATAGAAGATATTTCCTGTGATGCACCTCGTGTTCCAATTTACGTTTATCACAGAAATTATGAATCGTTAAAGACAAGCATCTTGTTTACCGGTGAGATGGAACTAGATAGTTTTGTGATTCAGCTTGCCCAGAAATGCGGGAGGCATATCTCCATAGCCCGCCCTCTGATGGATGCGACCATGCCCGACGGCTCCAGAATACAGGCATGCCTTGCAAGGGAGGTCTCGTCAATGGGTTCTAATTTTACCATCAGGAGATTCAGGGAAGATCCGTTTACGCCCAGTCATCTTGTAGAATACAACACAATATCACCGGAAATTGCTGCGTATTTCTGGATGGCCATTGAAAATGGTGCATCTGCGGTACTTGCAGGTGGTACAGCCTCTGGAAAAACAACTTCACTGAATGCATTATGCCTTTTTATCCCGCCACAAATGAAAATTATATCGATTGAAGATACAAGAGAGATAAACCTTCCGCATCCGAATTGGATAGCATCGATAACGAGAGAGGGAACAGCAGAATCCGGCGAGGGAAGTAAAGTGGGCATGTTCGATTTGCTGAAAGCCGCCCTGAGACAGCGTCCCGAATATATCCTAGTTGGAGAAATAAGAGGGAAAGAAGCTGTTGTCCTGTTCCAGGCAATGGCAACAGGACATACCGTATACTCAACCATGCATGCTGACTCAATATTTTCGGTTGTCCACAGACTGGAAGGCGACCCTATAAATATCCCACGAATACAGGTACAGTCACTTAATATTGTGGCTATACAGGGGATAATGAGGATAGGAAGAAAAAGGGTTAGGAGAATCAAGAAAATTGTTGAGATTGTAGGTATAGACCCCACAACCGATGATATTCTCACAAATGAGGTATTCAGCTGGAATCCAAGGAAAGATGCATTTGATTATTATGGAAAAGGACATGTAATGGATAGCGTAGCAGAACAGCGGAACTGGACAGATAATGAACTGAATGAGGAATTCAATAGAAAAAGGGATGTTATCAGATGGATGGTTGATAGCGGCATAAAAAATTATGTGGAAGTAGGAGAGGTAATAGCCGCATATTATAAGGATCCTGATGCTATGATGAAAAGAGTGAAGGGAACTGTTGAAACACGAGAGGAAGTAAAAGAAGCGGGAATAGAAGAGAAACTTCTGGAGAGACCGGAGGAAAAGTTAGAAGAAAAAGAATTGAAGGAAGAAACAGTTGAAGAAGAGATGTTCATGGAAACAGAGGGGCAGTCAAAAGAAATTGGAGAAACAAAAGAGGGAGGGATAGATGCCGCTGAATAG